The nucleotide window AAAGGAGCTTTTTTGTAGGATTCTGTTTTGCTGGTATACATTATAGGTGCAACTTTGCCTAGCTCTGACATCCAATTTTACCAACCGCTTAAGCTCGAAACTTtttcctgtttaaaaaaaaatacacaagccCATTTATCAATATTGAAAGGGCAGAACAGCTAGAcaaacaagaatgttttttgtttagttttaaaacCAGAAATCTTTGAAACCTTATGAGTTTATtgggtgttttgtttcatttttccaAACAACAGGGGAAAAAATAACCGCCACTGGTCTTGTGGGTTCAATAGCCAATGGTGTACTTCTATGCAAATTAGCACAGCTGATTCAAGACAAGGCTGTGGAATGTCAACGAGCAGGGAAATCTATAGGGGTGAGTAATCCTGTAAAGGTTCAAAAGGTGACGGAAGGACATCAAAGAATTCTTTGAAACTGCTTAGTAAAAACGCCCTATACAAAgtcttttttttgtcttttgcattcttaaaaaaaaagaaatttaatgctTAGTTTCGTTGTTGCGTTACTTGACCATCTACATGTCAAAACATTGTTACAGTGATAACTGAACAGAACCCAACTGTTAAATATAATATTCTAAAACCAATGTTTTAACCGTTTAGTTCCTTAATATTTGTCTGATGGCATTGTTTTATACAATAACTGAAATTTTCATAACCATGTCCTTAGATCCCATACTTATCACCAGGCTGTCCTCAAAATTAGCTCTTTTTGTGACAATTCCTACTGTGTTGTAGGGCCATGTTTGTGGAATGTTTTCCCCCCACCTAAGGGAAGCACGATCTCTCATCATCTTcaagaaattgtttttaaaaaatcatctttttgcatccaaatgttttgtttaatttcatgcCTTTGCCCCTAAACACTTTTTGTCTTTGTTAATTTAGAAAATGCCAGTGAAGAAGCTGAAGTACAGGCAGAATGCCGCTGCAGAATCCTTCTTTGCTCGTGACAATGTGGCAACTTTCTTATCCTGGTGTAGGGACATTGGTCTTGAAGACACTTGCCTATTTGAAACCGATGGCCTAGGTAAGTCTTGAATCCCTTTAACCCTGTGCATGCTACCATTTCTTACACACACTATTCCACATACTTTGTGAAGGAATCATTTTAttgcaaaatacaaaattatacaaaggtaAAGATAATACTGGCAACAAGGTAGCTCAAACAGAATTTATATTGAATGCATAATTTATCAAATACACACTTCTAAAGCACGCCTAAAAGCATCCCCAACACCTTGGCCTGTTCTACCCTGTTCCCCTCATTGCATAGGAATGATGCCATGCTAACGTCAGATTCGCCACAGTTGCAATAGATACGTGTCTCATATCTGGCCCAATATCAATAGGTGTAACCCAACTAAAGTATTATCGTAACTATCGTCTCCAAAAACATCCTAAAACTCTGATTTTCCATAATTAGAATCCGCAAAATACTTTTTTCAAGAGAAATTGTCACAAGTTCGTTCGTAACATGGCTTCTATGTATCAAAGTGTACGAAAAGTACCTGGATGGATGTCACTACGTTGGCCAGTGCACACATGCTTCTAGTAACTAGTTGCCTCCTGTGATCATGTCGATAGTCCTCCTTTtatgataaaaaccataaggatTGCAAATGGCTGGTTCTGTAAAAAAGGCCTGTTTCAcaatttttattcaatttggTCCGAATCTTTTTATAGAGAGATAATGTGAGGGTACAAAATTGTTCAAACAATTATCTCAGTAAAGGGACTTTAATTTGATTGAGTTTCCTATCAGGAAGTAATTCATTTCCCCTTTAGGAAATTACTCTCTCTTTTTTTGATTGCCCGTTTAGTTTCGCTTTCCCATCCAATTATTAGTCACAACCAATTTTGCTGAGATTGTCTGATGGAATTTTacaataggcctactgtttgGGATTGATCCACCCCTAATATAGGAATAATAACTGAAAAGCAAATCCATgttgaaaacaaagcaaaacattgtCAGGAATTTAGTTGTCATTAAGATGTTTGGTAAGTTTGCATCACtaaatttgttaatgttttatcCTTAAACTTTTTCCCATATAGAGCATTGAACTCAAGTTCCGATGGCTGAGTCATCAGATTGTGGCTTGAGACCTTGGGTCAATtacataaagctgttaagcagaaaatgctgcttagcaaatttcttttcaaagcaaaaaaatagtgggaaccagttgcaacaatgtaaactttatggaattttgaaattgggccaagagctgttgaagaacaaaaagtagctaagcacagcaaaattatgcttatcttaaaatgctaagcagacaatatttgtgcaatattttctgcttaaaagcagctctatgacatcaTACCTGTGTTCTTATGCAAGGCACTTAACATTAGTTGATTCTCATCGCCCAGAAGTAAATGGGTACCAGCAACAGTAGAGATTGTTGATGTTAATGATTAGCAACCTGTGGGCCAATTGCCAATTTGGCTGCCGGTggtgcatactcctaaggagctgagatggtttcaggaatgcaTAACAGGGGTAGTAATATTGTAAGGCGCTTCGaaacaatgtttaaaagttCCTACTAAGTACCTTAACAAGCCTCAATATAACCCACGACACCaacagcaatgggagactttctgggacgatagagggcagcagacttaccgggtaaatccattgttctcagaattatgcgcatgttcagaactacgtaaacaatggaaatttacccggtatgtctgctgccacctagcgttggaaagtctcctattgctttggtgccctgtgcttttactcTTTGCCTTACTCTTTGTAAGGTTTCAATACAATTTGACATTTTcttcatagaagtgccccttaccagagggaaattgttgccacccttcaagagcgaagttcaaggtctgacctactattattattatacccaagagtacatctgtatggactttaaaggggttaaccctgttttgGCCCCAGGAGTAGATGGCAACGGCCCCTTGAGAAAAtagattgtagcccacaccttaaagtggccttcagaccttgtgtgtctggtgacttgcataaaaaaaaataaaaaataaaaaaaatttgataatattattattttttctttcccttGCTAGTTCTCCAGAAGACTCCCCAGAATGTGTTAGTGTGTGTTTACGAGCTTGCTCGCTTAGCGGGCAGGTATGGTATCGACCCACCAGGCCTTGTTAAACTAGAGaaagaaattgaaaaagaaCAGCAGAATCCTCGTCCAGCCTccgcagtaaaaaaaaaatctgtcagCTTACTGGATACTGAGGTCagacttcattaaaaaaaatattttgtttccgtCCTTGAAAATTGAATGATTTTACAATTGGTTTAAAGCGACTTACCGCTAGTTTCATGACAGGTACTAAAAAGACTAATTTATGTGATGTTAAATTTCGTCACCTTGTCCAGATGGTAGTTTGTTTAATCTTTATGAGGGAATCAAATTTTGCATCGCCAAACTGGCATctcaaaacaaagatattgaaaaaataggAAGACTGACAACTTTAgagctagatagcttagttgatTGGGCTCTGATAGTTGATTGGGCTCTGATAGGTTTATTTGGAGGTCACAGCTTCAATTCTCTAAGGAATTTGATGTCATACTCTACTCTAATGGCTCTATTTTCTGAAATATTCTACAAATCGTTAGATCTGTTGTGAACTATTTGTTTGTGATTGTTACATCATTCAGGTGATGAATGTTGCTAAGCAGTGTGACTTTGAGCTGGACATACGACGGGTATCAGAAGGCAAGTACAACATTGGAGGAAAGATGGTCTTCATCAGGGTGAGTCTagcattcatttattttaattttattttattacacatccaacagcacattagtgccaataacaggatggctaggaaacaagaagaaaagttcagttttagatgtgggaggaaaaccccaatgggTAAAACCAGGCAATTAGttggggactgaaaacccaaaccacATGCAAGACTCCGGtatgaggtgggattcgaactgggtcgacgaggtgaaaggcaggaaaAGGaatccactgagccaacctgatccctcGTCTTTTCttatgctgtttttttttttcatggtcataaatgTGCGGATTTTcttaggtttttgttttgttttaaactctttttttttctgttgtgagtttgttttcttttgaaatactTTTGTTGTAAATTTATTTGCAATTCAGCTGTAGCAGCGATTTGTAAATTTTATAATAAACCATTGATGAATGTATGTTATTATAACAAATTTCTTTCTCAGATGCTTCGAGGGAGGCATGTGATGGTGAGAGTCGGAGGTGGTTGGGATACCTTGGAGCGTTTCCTTAAACGCCACGAGGCATCCAAGATAACTCGTATCAGTAGAGGCAGCATCACCACCGAGGCTGGAGAAAGCGTTCCAGATGACTTCTTCCATGTACAGGCCAAATATAAGGGAGATGCGAGAAGCTGAGGTTAGTCAAAGAAAAGAAGGTGGGAGTCCAGATCATTCAGTGATTCCTGCCATGCCTTTATTGTGGTTCTTTATCAAGGTGCAGCTATCTTTACTCCACTCATTCAAACCAATGTAATCAAAGTGAGGCTTGATTCATGAAGTAGTCTGGC belongs to Asterias rubens chromosome 6, eAstRub1.3, whole genome shotgun sequence and includes:
- the LOC117291894 gene encoding growth arrest-specific protein 2-like encodes the protein MDDLDCSSEGDEYFQEIARGAEESLVPLKEDLSEWLTRVLGEKITATGLVGSIANGVLLCKLAQLIQDKAVECQRAGKSIGKMPVKKLKYRQNAAAESFFARDNVATFLSWCRDIGLEDTCLFETDGLVLQKTPQNVLVCVYELARLAGRYGIDPPGLVKLEKEIEKEQQNPRPASAVKKKSVSLLDTEVMNVAKQCDFELDIRRVSEGKYNIGGKMVFIRMLRGRHVMVRVGGGWDTLERFLKRHEASKITRISRGSITTEAGESVPDDFFHVQAKYKGDARS